Proteins encoded by one window of Labrys wisconsinensis:
- a CDS encoding sugar ABC transporter substrate-binding protein — translation MAKRLKFYAVTHDILGDVFWEVFRRGLIDAADRYDVDVEHLRPGKFSPEIQAGLIEGATHARPDGLISTVPDIGAVDGPLRRAVAAGIPLICINAKDPRPAGERIPYLFYIGGDDGHAGEFAGRYVLEKVRPRAALCVDHYLHEHICHNDRWQGFRRACEAAGVPVERLRIPGGDPAACASAVRERLEAAPVIDAVLTLGPPGAEAVLAGSEGLSGGRQVPHLTFDVAQLQIDGIRSGRILATIDSQQYLQGYLSVEAMWLHKARGFTLASDIHTGPAIVDASNLAAAEDGVRRGYR, via the coding sequence GTGGCCAAGCGGCTGAAATTCTACGCAGTGACGCATGACATCCTGGGCGACGTGTTCTGGGAGGTGTTCCGGCGCGGGCTGATCGACGCCGCCGATCGCTACGACGTCGATGTCGAGCATCTGCGCCCCGGCAAGTTCTCGCCGGAGATCCAGGCCGGCCTGATCGAGGGGGCGACCCATGCCCGGCCCGACGGGCTGATCTCCACCGTGCCCGACATCGGCGCGGTCGACGGCCCGCTGCGCCGGGCGGTGGCGGCCGGCATCCCGCTGATCTGCATCAACGCCAAGGATCCCCGTCCGGCCGGCGAGCGCATCCCCTATCTCTTCTATATCGGCGGCGATGACGGCCATGCCGGCGAGTTCGCCGGGCGCTACGTGCTGGAGAAGGTGCGGCCGCGCGCGGCGCTCTGCGTCGACCATTATCTCCACGAGCACATCTGCCATAATGACCGCTGGCAGGGGTTCCGGCGCGCCTGCGAGGCGGCCGGCGTGCCGGTCGAGCGCCTGCGCATCCCTGGCGGCGACCCGGCCGCCTGTGCGAGCGCGGTGCGCGAGCGGCTCGAGGCCGCGCCCGTCATCGACGCGGTGCTGACGCTCGGGCCGCCCGGGGCCGAGGCGGTGCTGGCCGGCAGCGAGGGCCTGTCCGGCGGGCGGCAGGTCCCGCACCTCACCTTCGACGTGGCGCAGCTGCAGATCGACGGCATCCGGTCGGGGCGGATCCTGGCCACCATCGACAGCCAGCAATATCTGCAGGGCTATCTCTCGGTCGAGGCGATGTGGCTGCACAAGGCCAGGGGCTTCACCCTCGCCTCCGACATCCATACCGGCCCGGCCATCGTCGACGCCTCCAATCTTGCCGCAGCCGAGGACGGTGTGCGGCGCGGCTACAGGTGA
- a CDS encoding sugar phosphate isomerase/epimerase family protein produces the protein MMSVGIFTGYFPYGLDETIRRIKQHGFTNVQLDTAFKDLVLRPGPKAVDDCRRVADAFRDADLPISCIAAYKNLTHPEPATRQAYIDHVKFALKHARLLGTPYVASEAGTFNADSDYIPDPKNQTEAGYLECRAILAELARYAEDHGAVFLLETYVNNVVGTIERTNRIVEEIDSPGFGLMMDPTNYFEDHNIDRIDETLNRIFDAPLAAHVRCAHAKDVKRAADAGEKYAEMDASSAHSFRGIGAIEMPGPGLGDLNYALYLKRLSERHPNIPLIIEHLEEADVPRAKRFVDEQLKRVAA, from the coding sequence ATGATGTCCGTCGGCATATTCACCGGCTACTTCCCCTACGGCCTGGACGAGACGATCCGCCGCATCAAGCAGCACGGGTTCACCAACGTCCAGCTCGACACCGCGTTCAAGGACCTGGTCCTGCGTCCCGGTCCCAAGGCCGTCGACGACTGCCGGCGCGTGGCGGACGCCTTCCGCGACGCCGACCTGCCGATCTCCTGCATCGCCGCCTACAAGAACCTGACCCATCCGGAGCCGGCGACGCGCCAGGCCTATATCGACCACGTCAAGTTCGCGCTCAAGCACGCCCGGCTGCTCGGCACGCCCTATGTCGCCAGCGAAGCCGGCACCTTCAACGCCGACAGTGACTACATTCCCGATCCGAAGAACCAGACCGAGGCGGGCTATCTGGAGTGCCGGGCGATCCTCGCCGAGCTCGCCCGCTATGCCGAGGACCACGGCGCCGTCTTCCTCCTGGAGACCTATGTCAACAATGTCGTCGGCACGATCGAGCGGACCAACCGCATCGTCGAGGAGATCGACAGCCCCGGCTTCGGGCTGATGATGGACCCGACCAACTATTTCGAGGACCACAATATCGATCGCATCGACGAGACGCTGAACCGGATCTTCGACGCGCCGCTGGCGGCGCACGTCAGGTGCGCCCATGCCAAGGACGTGAAGCGGGCCGCGGACGCGGGCGAGAAATATGCCGAGATGGACGCCTCCAGCGCCCACAGCTTCCGCGGCATCGGCGCCATCGAGATGCCGGGCCCGGGCCTGGGCGACCTCAACTATGCGCTCTATCTCAAGCGGCTGAGCGAGCGGCATCCCAACATCCCTCTGATCATCGAGCATCTGGAGGAGGCGGACGTGCCGCGCGCCAAGCGCTTCGTCGACGAGCAGCTGAAGCGCGTCGCCGCCTGA
- a CDS encoding sugar ABC transporter ATP-binding protein has translation MAALGPAVRGAPAPALDVRGLSKAFAGVPVLKDVDFRMESGEITMLVGENGAGKSTLKNILCGVLRPDGGSITVAGERFDRLDGGRAEALGIGVVHQELSLFPNLSVSENLFIGNRPRPFGRVDWKGRRARARALLEGELDSAIDPDAPVESLSIGQRQLVEIAKAIAASSRILILDEPTTSLTAPEREHLGAVVRRLKAKGLAILYVTHFMDEIYALADRIVVLRDGRMVGGGTPAEIDRRALGTLMAGRALDVAVAALPPVAAGAPALLAVEDLDDGRMVHGVSFDLRAGEVLGLAGLVGAGRSEIAEAIVGLRPAAGRVRLAGLAYDGRSPRESLKRGLVLVSEDRRRDQAFLGRSVAENAAAALLGRVSGHLGLIEAAADRALVGEVLRRTAVSHPGAGAPMAALSGGNQQKVILGRWLAAGPTVAILDEPTKGVDIGARAVIHRLVVELARAGVAVLLISSDLNELLALSHRIAILHKGRLAATVDPRQTGAAAIVEIASAGEDAAP, from the coding sequence ATGGCTGCCCTAGGCCCGGCCGTCCGCGGCGCCCCTGCGCCGGCCCTCGACGTGCGTGGCTTGTCCAAGGCCTTCGCCGGCGTGCCTGTCCTGAAGGACGTGGATTTCCGCATGGAATCCGGCGAGATCACCATGCTCGTCGGGGAGAATGGCGCCGGCAAGTCGACCCTCAAGAACATCCTGTGCGGCGTGCTGCGGCCGGATGGCGGCAGCATCACCGTGGCCGGGGAGCGCTTCGACCGGCTCGACGGCGGCCGGGCCGAGGCGCTCGGCATCGGAGTCGTCCACCAGGAGCTCAGCCTGTTCCCGAACCTGTCCGTGTCTGAAAACCTATTCATCGGCAACCGCCCGCGCCCCTTCGGCCGGGTCGACTGGAAGGGTCGGCGCGCACGGGCGCGGGCGCTGCTCGAGGGCGAGCTGGACAGCGCCATCGACCCGGATGCGCCGGTGGAGAGCCTCTCCATCGGCCAGCGCCAGCTGGTCGAGATCGCCAAGGCGATCGCCGCCTCCTCGCGCATCCTGATCCTGGACGAGCCGACCACCAGCCTGACTGCGCCCGAGCGCGAGCATCTCGGCGCCGTCGTGCGCCGGCTGAAGGCGAAGGGCCTGGCCATCCTCTACGTCACCCATTTCATGGACGAGATCTATGCCCTGGCCGACCGCATCGTCGTGCTGCGTGACGGCCGCATGGTCGGCGGCGGCACCCCGGCCGAGATCGACCGGCGGGCCCTCGGCACGCTGATGGCCGGCCGCGCCCTCGACGTCGCGGTGGCGGCGCTGCCGCCGGTCGCCGCCGGCGCCCCCGCCCTGCTCGCGGTGGAGGATCTCGACGACGGCCGCATGGTGCACGGCGTCAGCTTCGATCTGCGCGCCGGCGAGGTCCTCGGCCTCGCCGGGCTGGTCGGCGCGGGGCGCAGCGAGATCGCCGAGGCCATCGTCGGCCTCCGGCCCGCCGCCGGCCGCGTCCGCCTCGCCGGCCTGGCCTATGACGGCCGCTCGCCGCGCGAAAGCCTGAAGCGCGGCCTGGTCCTGGTCTCCGAGGACCGCCGGCGCGACCAGGCCTTCCTCGGCCGTTCCGTCGCCGAGAACGCCGCCGCCGCGCTGCTCGGCCGCGTGTCCGGCCATCTCGGCCTGATCGAGGCGGCCGCCGACCGCGCCCTCGTCGGCGAGGTGCTGCGCCGCACCGCCGTCAGCCACCCCGGTGCGGGCGCGCCGATGGCCGCCCTCTCCGGCGGCAACCAGCAGAAGGTCATCCTCGGCCGCTGGCTCGCCGCCGGCCCGACCGTGGCGATCCTGGACGAGCCGACCAAGGGCGTCGACATCGGCGCCCGCGCCGTGATCCATCGCCTGGTGGTCGAGCTCGCCCGCGCCGGCGTCGCGGTCCTGCTGATCTCCTCCGACCTCAACGAGCTCCTCGCCCTGTCGCACCGCATCGCCATCCTGCACAAGGGACGGCTCGCCGCGACCGTCGATCCCCGACAGACCGGTGCCGCCGCGATCGTCGAGATCGCCTCCGCCGGCGAGGACGCGGCGCCATGA
- a CDS encoding alpha/beta fold hydrolase has product MAIEIRDHAGRPAVHGRAAVNGVRLHYVTAGSGPPLLLLHGVPKTASYWYRLIPLLTPHVTVVAPDIRGFGESEKPAAGYDMATVAQDLAQLMTALGHDTFCVAGEDWGAAFAYALAASERRRVKKLSFGEMLLPGFGIELWSFLNEENVASIHWSWHVNFFFLRDVPEMLIQGREAIFWSTWMKNETFNPAALSDEAVDEWVRSASGPGGLRGIFAVYRAHFENIRLTREWAKEKLDIPVLAIGSDYFMKDEPRRQIGNVASHVDYVEIERCGHSMALEQPEALAEAMLRFLR; this is encoded by the coding sequence ATGGCCATCGAGATCCGCGACCATGCCGGCAGGCCAGCCGTCCACGGCCGGGCCGCGGTGAACGGCGTGCGCCTGCACTACGTCACCGCCGGATCCGGGCCGCCGCTGCTCCTGCTGCACGGCGTGCCGAAGACGGCCTCCTACTGGTATCGGCTGATCCCGCTGCTGACCCCGCATGTCACCGTGGTCGCGCCCGACATCCGCGGCTTCGGCGAGTCGGAGAAGCCGGCCGCCGGCTACGACATGGCCACGGTGGCTCAGGACCTGGCGCAGCTGATGACCGCGCTCGGCCATGACACGTTCTGCGTCGCCGGCGAGGACTGGGGCGCGGCCTTCGCCTATGCGCTCGCCGCGAGCGAGAGGCGGCGGGTCAAGAAGCTCTCCTTCGGCGAGATGCTGCTGCCCGGCTTCGGCATCGAGCTCTGGTCCTTCCTCAACGAGGAGAACGTCGCCTCGATCCACTGGTCCTGGCACGTGAACTTCTTCTTCCTGCGCGACGTGCCGGAAATGCTGATCCAGGGACGCGAGGCGATCTTCTGGTCGACCTGGATGAAGAACGAGACCTTCAACCCGGCGGCGCTCTCGGACGAGGCCGTGGACGAATGGGTGCGCAGCGCCTCGGGGCCGGGCGGGCTGCGCGGCATCTTCGCCGTCTACCGCGCCCATTTCGAGAATATCCGCCTGACCCGCGAATGGGCGAAGGAGAAGCTCGACATCCCTGTGCTGGCGATCGGGTCGGACTATTTCATGAAGGACGAGCCGCGGCGCCAGATCGGCAACGTCGCGAGCCATGTCGACTATGTCGAGATCGAACGCTGCGGCCACAGCATGGCGCTGGAGCAGCCGGAGGCCCTGGCCGAGGCGATGCTGCGCTTCCTGCGGTGA
- a CDS encoding VOC family protein, giving the protein MTDNASSAAPRPINHVGVGVADLDAAIAWYGQVLGFRLISGPNEIRAEAASGAQAVDVLGPAFRHMRMAHLTSANGVGLELFQLIDPPHERRPDTVEFWKSGFFHICVTDPDIDALSAKIAATGGAVISKLWIERGETTEYRMCYCRDPFGNVIEIYTHSYELMQGHR; this is encoded by the coding sequence ATGACGGACAACGCATCCTCCGCCGCCCCGCGGCCGATCAACCATGTCGGCGTCGGCGTCGCCGACCTCGACGCCGCCATCGCCTGGTATGGGCAGGTGCTCGGCTTCCGCCTGATCTCGGGGCCGAACGAGATCCGGGCCGAGGCGGCGTCCGGCGCCCAAGCGGTCGACGTGCTCGGCCCGGCCTTCCGCCACATGCGCATGGCGCACCTGACCAGCGCCAACGGCGTCGGGCTGGAGCTGTTCCAATTGATCGACCCGCCGCACGAGCGCCGGCCGGACACGGTCGAGTTCTGGAAGAGCGGCTTCTTCCACATCTGCGTCACCGACCCCGACATCGACGCCCTCAGCGCGAAGATCGCCGCGACGGGCGGGGCCGTGATCTCGAAGCTGTGGATCGAGCGCGGCGAAACGACGGAGTACCGCATGTGCTATTGCCGCGATCCCTTCGGCAACGTCATCGAGATCTACACGCACAGCTACGAGCTGATGCAGGGGCACCGGTGA
- a CDS encoding Gfo/Idh/MocA family protein: MARLRFGMIGGGYMVKLHSLAFRNLPALAWPDCPAIELVRIADIDERLARDAADRWGWSKSSADWKDVTRADDIDVVSVATPNDSHEEIVADAFAHGKHVLCEKPLSTDAAGAARMLDAARASGRVHMVNFTYRNWPAIRQARDVIAAGRIGAVRYFEGHFFQDHNNDDAVPLHWRFRRGPAGSGAAGDIGSHILDLARYLVGDVKRLAARTRTFIPERSLPGRPGVKAPVEVDDLVTTMLEFENGAVGSVHASWALPGFKNDVFFTVVGDRGALRFSWERNNELHFYSDEDPQDLAGYRQILVGGVHPGANLFWFPIVQGSRGQGSPGQGIGYAEAFVLNARQLVESIAVGRSPAPNFEDGLRCCEILDAALAAARGDGWVDVPRLR; this comes from the coding sequence ATGGCGAGGCTGCGTTTCGGCATGATCGGCGGGGGCTACATGGTCAAGCTGCACAGCCTGGCCTTCCGCAACCTCCCAGCCCTGGCCTGGCCGGACTGCCCGGCGATCGAGCTGGTGCGGATCGCCGACATCGACGAGCGGTTGGCGCGGGACGCCGCCGATCGCTGGGGCTGGTCGAAATCCTCGGCGGACTGGAAGGACGTCACCCGCGCCGACGACATCGACGTGGTGAGCGTCGCCACGCCCAATGACAGCCACGAGGAGATCGTCGCCGACGCCTTCGCCCACGGCAAGCACGTGCTGTGCGAGAAGCCGCTCTCGACCGACGCGGCGGGCGCCGCGCGCATGCTCGACGCCGCGCGCGCCTCGGGGCGGGTGCACATGGTCAACTTCACCTATCGCAACTGGCCGGCCATCCGGCAGGCGCGCGACGTGATCGCCGCGGGCCGGATCGGCGCGGTGCGCTATTTCGAAGGGCATTTCTTCCAGGACCACAACAATGACGATGCGGTGCCGCTGCACTGGCGCTTCCGCCGCGGCCCCGCCGGCTCGGGGGCGGCGGGCGACATCGGCTCGCACATCCTCGACCTCGCCCGCTACCTCGTCGGCGACGTCAAGCGCCTCGCGGCGCGCACCCGTACCTTCATCCCCGAGCGCAGCCTGCCCGGCCGCCCCGGCGTCAAGGCGCCGGTCGAGGTCGACGACCTCGTGACGACGATGCTGGAATTCGAGAACGGCGCCGTCGGCTCGGTCCATGCGAGCTGGGCCCTGCCGGGGTTCAAGAACGACGTGTTCTTCACCGTGGTCGGCGACCGCGGCGCGCTGCGCTTCTCCTGGGAACGCAACAACGAGCTGCATTTCTATTCCGACGAGGACCCGCAGGATCTCGCCGGCTATCGCCAGATCCTGGTCGGCGGCGTTCATCCCGGTGCCAACCTGTTCTGGTTCCCCATCGTGCAGGGCAGTCGCGGCCAGGGCTCGCCGGGGCAGGGCATCGGCTATGCCGAGGCCTTCGTGCTCAACGCCCGGCAGCTGGTCGAATCCATCGCCGTCGGCCGCTCGCCGGCGCCCAATTTCGAGGATGGCCTGCGCTGCTGCGAGATCCTCGACGCGGCGCTGGCGGCCGCCCGCGGCGACGGCTGGGTCGACGTGCCGCGCCTGCGCTGA